A genomic region of Thermodesulfobium narugense DSM 14796 contains the following coding sequences:
- a CDS encoding ABC transporter ATP-binding protein — MQEYAVEVRGLYKEFRLYHDRAMSMKERIVNWGRHKYEKFWALKDININVKKGESLGIVGRNGSGKSTLLKVISGIYYPTKGEVKVNGKLTTLLELGAGFHPDFTGRENIYFNASIFGFTRQEINEKLDDIIAFSELGEFIDNPVRNYSSGMYMRLAFSVAIHIEPEILLLDEVLAVGDSAFQEKCMSKIKSFREKGVTMIFVSHASMQVEKLCDKAVWLKDGEVEKYGDAKEVVKAYERWIQTR; from the coding sequence TACAAGGAATTCAGGTTATATCACGACAGGGCAATGTCAATGAAGGAAAGGATAGTCAACTGGGGCAGACACAAGTACGAGAAATTTTGGGCTCTGAAAGATATAAACATAAACGTAAAAAAGGGCGAATCCCTTGGGATTGTGGGTAGAAACGGTTCTGGAAAGAGCACACTTTTAAAGGTAATAAGCGGCATATACTATCCTACAAAGGGAGAGGTAAAGGTAAACGGAAAGCTGACCACTCTTTTGGAGTTGGGCGCTGGATTTCACCCTGACTTTACGGGTAGAGAAAACATATACTTCAATGCATCTATATTTGGCTTCACCAGACAAGAGATAAACGAAAAGTTAGATGATATTATAGCCTTTTCTGAGCTGGGAGAATTTATAGACAATCCTGTGAGAAATTACTCTTCTGGCATGTATATGAGACTGGCCTTTTCTGTGGCAATTCATATAGAACCAGAGATACTCTTGCTCGATGAGGTCTTAGCTGTAGGAGACAGCGCATTTCAGGAAAAGTGCATGTCAAAGATAAAGTCGTTTAGGGAAAAAGGGGTTACTATGATCTTCGTCTCACATGCGTCTATGCAGGTAGAAAAACTTTGCGACAAGGCAGTGTGGCTAAAAGATGGTGAAGTAGAGAAGTACGGCGATGCAAAAGAGGTTGTCAAGGCTTATGAGAGGTGGATTCAAACAAGGTAA
- a CDS encoding glycosyltransferase family 2 protein, protein MSTYNGEKYLREQIDSILNQTYTDWRLIIRDDGSTDKTLQIIEEYVKKFSEKINLIKDNKKHLGPQMSYFELLNHSSAEYIMFCDQDDFWLPYKIETTLTKMKDLERIYPNKPVLVHSGLKVVDENLRVISDSFWKYQKLNPNLKSLCNLLIQNNVTGCTIMINKKLKNFLKVFPQNMIMHDWWIALVASAFGTIGHIDEPLVLYRQHDRNDTGAKKYSVKHFLGRVVKFRDSVESNKKIINQGKDFYSIYKNLLSKEQQEVVYNFVTLFESGRHERVYKIFKHRFFKYGIIRNCGFVCVMLIPSNKKQILNKLNK, encoded by the coding sequence ATGTCAACTTATAATGGAGAAAAATATTTAAGAGAGCAGATAGACTCTATCTTGAATCAAACGTATACAGACTGGCGGCTAATAATACGAGACGACGGATCAACTGATAAAACTCTTCAAATAATAGAAGAATATGTAAAAAAATTTAGTGAAAAAATAAATCTTATCAAAGATAACAAAAAACATCTTGGCCCTCAAATGAGCTACTTTGAACTGCTAAATCACTCAAGTGCTGAATATATAATGTTCTGTGATCAGGACGACTTTTGGCTGCCTTATAAGATAGAGACGACTTTGACAAAGATGAAAGATTTAGAAAGGATCTATCCTAATAAGCCAGTGCTTGTTCACTCAGGTCTAAAGGTAGTAGATGAGAATCTAAGAGTGATATCTGACTCTTTCTGGAAATATCAAAAACTAAACCCAAATCTAAAAAGCTTGTGCAATCTCCTAATACAAAACAACGTTACAGGATGTACTATTATGATAAATAAGAAATTGAAGAATTTCTTGAAGGTTTTTCCACAAAATATGATAATGCATGATTGGTGGATTGCTCTGGTGGCATCGGCATTTGGAACTATCGGCCACATTGATGAGCCGCTTGTTCTGTATAGGCAGCATGACCGCAATGACACTGGCGCAAAGAAATACTCAGTCAAACATTTTTTGGGCAGGGTCGTGAAATTTAGAGATTCTGTAGAATCGAATAAAAAGATTATCAATCAAGGCAAAGATTTCTACTCTATTTATAAGAATCTTCTTTCAAAGGAACAACAGGAAGTTGTTTATAATTTTGTTACCCTATTTGAATCGGGAAGACATGAAAGAGTATATAAGATATTTAAGCACAGATTTTTCAAATATGGCATTATAAGAAATTGTGGCTTTGTCTGTGTAATGTTAATTCCAAGTAATAAGAAACAGATTTTGAATAAACTAAATAAATAG
- the rfbC gene encoding dTDP-4-dehydrorhamnose 3,5-epimerase yields MPFEFIKTDIPEVMIVKPKVFGDERGFFLETYKREDFVKAGIYKEFVQDNHSKSVKGVLRGLHYQLNPKAQGKLVRCIKGKIFDVAVDIRKNSPTFLKYVSVELSEENKFMLWVPEGFAHGFLTLSDEAEIMYKVSGSTYSPEHDRSLRWNDPEIGINWPLEGEPILSKKDKDAPLLKNADINFVYEI; encoded by the coding sequence TTGCCATTTGAATTTATAAAGACTGATATTCCAGAAGTGATGATAGTAAAGCCTAAGGTATTTGGCGATGAGAGAGGATTTTTCTTAGAAACTTATAAAAGAGAAGACTTTGTAAAAGCTGGAATATATAAAGAATTTGTCCAGGATAACCATTCTAAGTCAGTAAAGGGAGTTTTAAGAGGTCTTCACTATCAGCTAAATCCCAAGGCTCAAGGAAAGCTGGTAAGGTGTATAAAGGGTAAGATATTTGACGTAGCAGTGGATATTAGAAAAAACAGCCCAACGTTTCTAAAATATGTATCAGTAGAGCTTTCAGAAGAAAATAAATTTATGCTTTGGGTGCCTGAGGGATTTGCACATGGATTCTTAACCCTATCAGATGAAGCAGAGATCATGTACAAGGTATCTGGCAGCACATACTCACCAGAACATGACAGATCGTTAAGATGGAATGATCCTGAGATTGGTATAAATTGGCCATTGGAGGGTGAGCCAATTCTTTCAAAGAAGGACAAAGATGCACCACTTCTAAAGAATGCAGATATTAATTTTGTGTATGAAATTTAG
- a CDS encoding glycosyltransferase — protein MELGNAKENRLFVYEGDKKYFISANDINPEAENSSQSYIVKAITDSSTVLDVGCSYGYVGEWLNKNKDCQVYGIDINRQALDYVRERGYYKDLYCLDLDYPQNTKEEFDRFENLKEIFDFIICADVIEHLKNPTIALEFVSSKLKFGGQILVSIPNVAHMDIILNLLEGKFNYSEFGILDNTHLRFFTKRSFAEWVKNANEYYKSQGFKFDLKHTGSTTYLSEYQKNIINQNPEIYSEILKSNPELEMLQHIFVLTKINASSNSYNLNELLDDVQYKNPISEISNQLKEQKDEIEKLNIEINTLKSDLADKESSLQTAEIEKTNLNSQLSEIRRSRGYRALLKYYKFRDALLPANTRRRKIVKFLAKDFIYLMKKSVNYIKVYGLKGFFRKIVNKLSNKEQTLYQNWIERNEPTKEELIAQKSIKFDYEPKISIIVPTWNTPKRFLIEMLNSVLDQTYSNWELCIADGASKEKHVKEILDQYAKKDSRIKVKYLSENKGIAGNSNEAISLATGDYIALLDHDGTLAPFALFEVVKAINENKDADFIYSDEDKISEDGKERFDAHFKPDFAPDTLRSYNYICHLSVIKKEILDLVGYFRDGFDGSQDYDLILRCTEKTKKIIHIPKILYHWRVSQNSVAGNSNAKLYAYESAKKALKEHLERVNIKGNVIDGKFLGSYKINYKILGNPKISIIIPNKDHKEELERCISSIFSKSTYKNYEIIIVENHSKEKEIFEYYEYLRDNYNNVVLLEYKDEFNYSAVNNFAVKYTRGDILLFLNNDTEIINENWLEEMLQYAQRKDVGAVGAKLYYPDNTIQHGGVIVGVGGIAGHAHRFFPKDSPGYFGRLSIVQNFSAVTGACLMMRKDVFVEVGGFDDEYPLAVSDVDICLKVRKKGYLVVWTPYAELYHYESKTRGYEDTPEKQERFKREINLFKSKWGDILEKGDPYYNPNLTLDREDFSYAEVSRV, from the coding sequence GTGGAGCTTGGAAACGCAAAAGAAAACAGACTTTTTGTGTATGAAGGCGATAAAAAATACTTTATTTCAGCAAACGACATAAACCCAGAAGCTGAAAACAGTTCCCAATCATACATCGTAAAAGCTATAACAGATAGTTCTACGGTGCTTGATGTGGGATGCTCTTATGGGTATGTTGGAGAATGGCTTAATAAGAATAAAGATTGTCAGGTTTATGGCATAGATATAAATAGGCAGGCTTTAGATTATGTAAGAGAAAGAGGATATTATAAAGATTTATATTGCTTGGACCTTGACTATCCCCAAAATACAAAAGAAGAATTTGATAGATTTGAAAATCTGAAAGAAATATTTGATTTTATTATATGTGCTGATGTTATAGAACACCTAAAGAATCCGACAATTGCGCTGGAATTTGTTTCTTCTAAGCTTAAATTTGGCGGACAAATTTTAGTAAGCATTCCGAACGTTGCTCATATGGACATCATCTTAAACTTGTTGGAAGGAAAGTTTAACTATTCAGAGTTTGGCATACTTGATAACACTCATTTGAGATTTTTTACAAAGAGATCTTTTGCCGAGTGGGTAAAAAATGCCAATGAGTATTATAAGAGTCAGGGTTTTAAATTTGATCTGAAACACACTGGATCTACTACTTACTTATCAGAATATCAAAAAAATATTATAAATCAAAATCCAGAAATATACAGCGAAATATTAAAGTCAAATCCTGAGCTTGAAATGCTTCAACACATCTTTGTTTTGACAAAAATCAATGCGTCTTCAAATTCATATAACTTAAATGAACTTTTGGATGATGTTCAATATAAAAATCCCATTTCTGAAATATCAAATCAGCTTAAAGAACAAAAAGATGAAATAGAAAAGTTAAATATTGAGATAAATACCCTTAAATCAGATTTAGCAGATAAAGAGTCATCCCTGCAGACTGCTGAGATTGAAAAAACTAACTTAAACAGTCAGCTTTCTGAGATCCGCAGATCGCGTGGATACAGGGCACTGTTGAAGTATTACAAATTTAGAGATGCTCTTTTACCAGCAAATACAAGAAGAAGAAAGATTGTAAAGTTTTTGGCAAAAGATTTTATATATTTGATGAAAAAGTCTGTAAATTATATAAAAGTTTATGGTTTAAAAGGATTTTTTAGAAAAATTGTGAATAAATTATCTAACAAAGAACAAACTCTTTATCAAAATTGGATAGAAAGAAATGAACCAACTAAAGAAGAGTTGATTGCGCAAAAGTCTATAAAATTTGATTATGAACCTAAGATAAGCATCATTGTTCCTACTTGGAATACGCCAAAGCGATTTCTGATTGAAATGTTAAACTCAGTATTAGACCAGACGTATTCAAACTGGGAATTGTGTATTGCAGATGGAGCAAGCAAAGAAAAGCATGTAAAAGAAATATTAGATCAATACGCTAAAAAGGATAGCAGAATCAAAGTAAAGTATTTATCAGAAAACAAGGGCATTGCAGGTAACTCAAACGAAGCAATAAGCCTTGCAACAGGAGACTATATTGCGCTTTTAGACCACGATGGCACTTTAGCTCCTTTTGCACTATTTGAGGTAGTAAAAGCTATAAATGAAAATAAAGATGCAGATTTCATATATTCTGATGAAGACAAGATTTCAGAAGACGGCAAAGAGCGTTTTGATGCTCACTTCAAGCCTGATTTTGCTCCAGATACTTTAAGAAGTTATAACTATATATGCCACTTAAGCGTAATAAAAAAAGAGATTTTAGATTTGGTAGGATATTTTAGAGACGGTTTTGACGGCTCTCAAGACTACGACCTTATATTAAGATGCACAGAAAAGACTAAAAAGATAATTCATATACCGAAAATACTATACCACTGGAGAGTAAGTCAAAATTCAGTTGCAGGAAACTCTAATGCTAAACTATATGCCTATGAATCAGCAAAAAAAGCTCTAAAAGAGCATTTGGAAAGAGTCAATATAAAAGGCAATGTTATTGATGGAAAATTTTTAGGTTCCTATAAGATTAATTACAAAATATTAGGCAATCCAAAAATCTCCATTATCATTCCTAATAAAGATCATAAAGAAGAACTTGAAAGATGTATTAGCTCTATCTTTAGTAAATCCACATACAAAAACTACGAGATTATCATAGTAGAAAATCACAGCAAAGAGAAAGAAATTTTTGAATACTACGAATATTTAAGAGATAATTATAATAATGTTGTTTTGCTTGAATACAAAGATGAATTTAACTATTCTGCTGTAAATAACTTTGCGGTAAAGTATACAAGAGGAGATATACTGCTTTTTTTAAATAACGATACAGAAATTATAAATGAAAACTGGTTGGAGGAGATGCTGCAATACGCCCAAAGAAAAGATGTAGGCGCCGTAGGTGCAAAACTCTATTATCCAGATAATACAATTCAACACGGAGGTGTTATTGTGGGTGTTGGTGGAATAGCAGGACATGCCCACAGGTTTTTTCCAAAAGATTCTCCTGGATACTTTGGAAGATTGTCAATTGTGCAAAATTTTTCAGCAGTAACTGGTGCATGTTTAATGATGAGAAAAGATGTTTTTGTCGAAGTTGGCGGATTTGACGATGAATATCCATTAGCGGTAAGTGATGTGGATATATGCCTAAAAGTAAGAAAAAAAGGCTACTTAGTTGTCTGGACTCCGTATGCAGAACTATATCATTACGAATCAAAAACACGAGGCTATGAGGATACTCCTGAGAAACAGGAGAGGTTTAAAAGAGAAATAAACTTGTTCAAAAGCAAGTGGGGAGATATTCTGGAAAAGGGCGATCCATATTACAATCCAAATTTAACTTTAGATAGAGAAGATTTTTCTTACGCAGAGGTTTCACGTGTTTAA
- a CDS encoding glycosyltransferase: MFNIFKLLKLYKRRHTIKKSGLFDEIYYLKSYPDVRAADIDPIEHYILFGAKERRNPNIYFQTGFYLDKYPDMVQSGINPLLHYILFGAKEGRWPNPEFDSEYYLLANPDVKKARLNPLLHYILFGQKEGRKTKGDNVERSILIHNEPAKPITLLRLINRANVKKGINYIRMYGLKEFSRKVKEKLLSRESLETDKLEKENCLYLSEVMELLLPEPFVPKISITKPIDILIPIYNGREFLDSLFASIVKNTFVPYRLLIANDKSTDPSISKYLPDFKNSCSNIDITIVENEDNLGFVKTVNKLAKLTKNHFVILNTDTEVPPHWLERLIFSLITKDNVASVTPFTNAGTICSFPEFCIDNSLFEDMDVATLDSYFQYVNFEKNYVEIPTAVGFCMAINKKVYDKIGLFDENFGKGYGEENDWSMRAAKLGYKNIIVPNLFVYHKHGGSFPSEEKKRLMENNAVLLKNKHPDYFFLVEDFIKKDPLKFLRTILKLKILSTIYKPVMILDHALGGGANEYTNSLVADKPLAIIIRYDLKVNKYFIELCGQKIEKSLFRLKDITEINHIIKFFNVEEIIINELVSYPKVLDLLAFLIEIKEKNKDIKYTFMLHDFFCICPMYNLLNYEVKYCNVPVDLNQCAKCLKLNPLIEEQVAFVKNDYPNLTISLWRKQFSNLLDYSSKIICFSQKSKKILQKVYPNLSDGKFEIKHHIVDWVRPVVVNNTSETINIATIGHMTIHKGAHIVSSLATYVDYHNINIKIHIFGDIFEPYESFNYIKTVIKHGRYKKEDLPKLMEENEIDIIFIPSIWPETFSFTTEEAIKMELPLAVFDLGAPAERVKIYDKGIILQKQDPEYIISTLFNYFNKKFG, translated from the coding sequence ATGTTTAATATTTTCAAATTACTTAAGTTATATAAAAGAAGACATACTATAAAGAAGAGCGGCTTATTTGATGAAATATATTATCTAAAATCATATCCAGATGTAAGAGCTGCTGATATAGATCCGATAGAGCACTATATATTATTCGGTGCAAAGGAAAGAAGAAATCCTAATATATATTTTCAGACTGGTTTTTATTTAGACAAATACCCCGATATGGTTCAAAGCGGTATAAATCCACTTCTGCATTATATTTTATTTGGTGCAAAAGAAGGAAGATGGCCCAATCCTGAGTTTGATTCGGAGTATTACTTATTAGCAAATCCAGACGTTAAAAAGGCAAGATTAAATCCACTTCTGCACTACATATTGTTTGGTCAGAAGGAAGGAAGAAAAACAAAAGGCGATAACGTGGAAAGATCTATTTTAATTCATAATGAACCTGCAAAGCCCATAACTTTACTTAGATTAATTAATAGAGCTAACGTCAAAAAGGGTATAAATTACATAAGAATGTATGGATTAAAAGAATTTTCTAGAAAAGTAAAGGAAAAACTTTTGTCACGTGAAAGTTTAGAAACAGATAAGTTAGAAAAGGAAAATTGCCTCTATTTATCTGAAGTTATGGAATTATTATTGCCAGAACCCTTTGTTCCCAAAATAAGTATTACTAAACCAATAGATATTTTAATACCTATTTACAATGGAAGAGAATTCTTAGATTCTTTATTTGCAAGTATTGTAAAAAATACTTTTGTTCCTTATAGACTTCTAATAGCAAATGATAAAAGTACAGATCCCAGTATATCCAAATATTTACCAGATTTCAAAAATAGTTGTTCAAATATAGATATTACTATCGTTGAGAATGAAGATAATTTAGGTTTTGTAAAGACGGTCAATAAACTTGCTAAACTTACGAAAAATCACTTTGTTATTTTAAATACTGATACAGAAGTTCCTCCACATTGGTTGGAGAGGCTTATATTTTCTCTAATTACGAAGGATAATGTTGCAAGTGTAACTCCATTTACTAATGCAGGAACAATATGTAGCTTTCCAGAATTTTGTATTGACAATTCCTTATTTGAAGATATGGATGTTGCCACTTTAGATTCATACTTTCAATATGTAAATTTTGAAAAAAATTATGTTGAAATTCCGACAGCAGTTGGATTTTGTATGGCTATAAATAAAAAGGTGTATGACAAAATAGGATTGTTTGATGAAAATTTTGGTAAGGGATATGGCGAAGAAAATGATTGGTCTATGAGAGCGGCAAAATTAGGCTATAAAAATATTATTGTGCCAAATCTATTTGTGTATCATAAACATGGCGGATCTTTTCCAAGCGAAGAAAAAAAGAGACTAATGGAAAATAATGCGGTGTTATTAAAAAATAAACATCCAGATTATTTCTTTTTAGTTGAAGATTTTATTAAGAAAGATCCTTTAAAATTTTTAAGGACTATTTTAAAACTTAAAATATTATCTACTATATACAAGCCTGTAATGATATTGGATCACGCTTTAGGTGGAGGAGCTAATGAATATACTAATTCATTAGTAGCAGATAAACCTTTAGCTATTATAATAAGATACGATTTGAAAGTTAATAAATATTTTATTGAACTTTGTGGGCAGAAAATAGAAAAGTCGCTATTTAGATTAAAAGATATAACAGAAATTAACCATATAATAAAATTTTTTAATGTTGAAGAAATTATAATTAATGAACTTGTTTCTTATCCAAAGGTTTTAGATTTATTAGCGTTTTTAATAGAAATCAAGGAGAAGAATAAGGATATTAAATATACTTTTATGTTGCATGATTTTTTCTGTATTTGCCCAATGTATAATCTTTTAAATTATGAAGTTAAATATTGCAATGTGCCAGTGGATCTAAATCAGTGTGCCAAATGTTTAAAACTAAATCCTCTAATTGAAGAACAAGTTGCTTTTGTAAAGAATGACTACCCAAATTTAACAATTTCATTATGGAGAAAACAATTTAGTAATTTATTAGACTACTCATCCAAAATAATTTGCTTTTCTCAAAAATCAAAAAAAATACTGCAAAAAGTTTATCCAAATCTGTCTGATGGTAAATTTGAAATAAAGCATCATATTGTTGATTGGGTGCGCCCAGTAGTGGTTAATAACACATCAGAAACAATAAATATTGCTACTATAGGTCATATGACTATCCACAAAGGTGCTCATATTGTTTCATCGCTTGCAACCTATGTAGATTATCACAATATAAATATAAAAATTCATATTTTTGGAGATATATTTGAACCATATGAAAGTTTTAACTATATTAAAACTGTTATCAAGCATGGAAGATATAAGAAAGAAGATTTACCAAAATTAATGGAAGAAAATGAAATCGATATAATTTTTATTCCTTCTATTTGGCCAGAAACGTTTTCTTTCACAACTGAAGAGGCGATAAAAATG